A single Campylobacter ureolyticus ACS-301-V-Sch3b DNA region contains:
- a CDS encoding MlaE family ABC transporter permease produces the protein MQENSFSVENSVIFLNGIWDYKISKKTVSLIKKDIKNCKDKVTFDFSNLKSIDYAIAIIIYKFALKNNLKIDFANSNEKFDSIFSLIKDDIPKKTYKFKKRNFFEEVGISVYGAYLSFLSFLSFFGELSIKSFYNLLNLKKLRFKAISNVCNDAGINAVFIVCLTSFLIGIVLIYIGSEMLSSFGVTLFIVEIMGMLTFRELSPLIAAIVVAGRSASSFTAQIGVMKITEEIDAMKTMGFDPFINLVIPRILAMIIIMPFIVFLADMASILGQMLVSYYYLEINFSTYFDRLKNLVEIRHFYIGLVKAPFFGMAIALIGCLRGFEVTGSTSSIGELTTKSVVNAIFWVILIDCLFAIFFLKVDL, from the coding sequence TTGCAAGAAAACTCTTTTAGTGTTGAGAATTCAGTTATTTTTTTAAATGGAATTTGGGATTATAAAATTAGCAAAAAAACTGTCTCTCTTATAAAAAAAGATATTAAAAATTGTAAAGATAAAGTTACTTTTGATTTTTCAAATTTAAAGAGTATAGACTATGCTATTGCTATAATTATCTATAAATTTGCATTAAAAAATAATTTAAAAATTGATTTTGCAAACTCAAATGAAAAATTTGATTCTATATTTTCACTGATTAAAGATGACATCCCTAAAAAAACATATAAATTTAAAAAAAGAAATTTTTTTGAAGAAGTTGGAATTTCAGTTTATGGTGCATATTTAAGCTTTTTAAGCTTTTTAAGCTTTTTTGGAGAGCTTAGTATAAAATCTTTTTATAATCTTTTAAATTTAAAAAAACTTAGGTTTAAGGCTATTTCAAATGTCTGTAACGATGCGGGAATTAATGCAGTTTTTATAGTCTGTTTAACCTCATTTTTAATAGGAATTGTGCTTATTTATATAGGCTCAGAAATGCTCTCAAGTTTTGGAGTAACACTTTTTATAGTTGAAATTATGGGGATGCTTACTTTTAGAGAATTAAGCCCATTAATCGCAGCTATCGTAGTTGCTGGAAGAAGTGCATCTTCTTTTACTGCTCAAATTGGTGTTATGAAAATAACAGAAGAAATTGATGCGATGAAAACAATGGGTTTTGATCCATTTATAAATTTAGTTATTCCGCGTATTTTAGCTATGATTATTATTATGCCATTTATTGTTTTTTTAGCAGATATGGCAAGTATTTTGGGTCAAATGCTAGTTTCATATTATTATTTAGAAATTAATTTTTCAACCTATTTTGATAGGCTTAAAAATTTAGTTGAAATAAGGCATTTTTACATTGGACTTGTAAAAGCGCCATTTTTTGGAATGGCAATAGCTTTAATAGGGTGCTTAAGAGGTTTTGAAGTAACTGGAAGTACATCAAGCATTGGAGAACTTACTACAAAAAGTGTTGTAAATGCGATATTTTGGGTTATTTTAATTGATTGTTTGTTTGCTATATTTTTTCTTAAAGTTGATTTATAA
- the murJ gene encoding murein biosynthesis integral membrane protein MurJ — MAKKRVFAGFFTNSIGILVSRILGLFRDLLTASVLGAGVWSDIFFIAFKLPNLFRRLFGEGAFTQAFLPGFTQAKKKAIFATTVLIKFTIFILFLTLLVNLFAPLFTKFLAIGFDKQTINLAVPYVRINFWYLTFIFLVTLFASLLQYKDHFATTAFSTALLNISMIISLILAKSKDDETIVLYLSVGVVIGGIMQLLVHLFALKKLKLLRYFGVGITALKKGKKADTKGFYKNFFHGVIGSSAAQIGAFIDTWFASFLAFGSISYLYYANRIFQLPLALFAIALSTALFPKIAKAISKNDDKTALILLSKAFHLLFALLLFSTIGGVILSKEIIWLLFERGAFTRSDTINSMFVLSMFMIGLLPFGLAKIFSLWLYAKNKQNIAAKIAIKSLILNIISCFLLIKPLGAAGLALASSIGGFYLFIMNLKEFGFRNFLDIISPKKIFIILALCLVEVLLLLVFKEIINDYI; from the coding sequence TTGGCTAAAAAAAGGGTTTTTGCAGGGTTTTTTACAAATAGCATAGGAATACTTGTTTCTAGAATTTTAGGGCTTTTTAGAGACCTTTTAACAGCTAGTGTTTTAGGTGCTGGAGTTTGGAGTGATATTTTTTTTATAGCATTTAAATTACCAAATTTATTTAGAAGACTTTTTGGCGAGGGTGCTTTTACTCAAGCTTTTTTGCCAGGTTTTACTCAAGCTAAAAAAAAGGCTATTTTTGCAACAACTGTTTTAATAAAATTTACTATTTTTATACTATTTTTAACCCTTTTAGTTAATCTTTTTGCTCCGCTTTTTACAAAATTTTTAGCCATTGGATTCGATAAACAAACTATAAATTTAGCAGTTCCTTATGTAAGAATAAATTTTTGGTATTTAACTTTTATATTTTTAGTTACACTATTTGCCTCGCTTTTGCAATATAAAGATCATTTTGCAACAACAGCCTTTTCAACAGCACTGCTAAATATCTCAATGATAATATCTTTAATTTTAGCAAAATCAAAAGATGATGAAACTATAGTGTTATATCTTAGTGTAGGCGTTGTAATTGGTGGGATAATGCAACTTCTTGTGCATTTATTTGCTTTAAAAAAACTAAAATTATTAAGATATTTTGGTGTTGGAATCACTGCATTAAAAAAAGGAAAAAAAGCTGATACAAAAGGCTTTTATAAAAACTTTTTTCACGGAGTAATTGGCTCAAGTGCAGCACAAATTGGGGCTTTTATAGATACTTGGTTTGCAAGTTTTTTAGCTTTTGGAAGTATAAGCTATCTATACTATGCAAATAGAATTTTCCAGCTTCCTCTTGCTCTTTTTGCTATTGCACTATCAACAGCACTTTTTCCAAAAATTGCAAAAGCAATAAGTAAAAATGATGATAAAACTGCTTTGATTCTACTTTCTAAAGCATTTCATCTACTTTTTGCCTTGCTTTTATTTTCTACAATTGGTGGTGTTATTTTAAGTAAAGAGATAATTTGGCTCTTGTTTGAAAGAGGTGCTTTTACAAGAAGTGATACTATAAACTCAATGTTTGTTTTAAGTATGTTTATGATTGGACTACTTCCTTTTGGACTAGCTAAAATTTTTTCGCTCTGGCTTTATGCAAAAAATAAACAAAATATAGCTGCAAAAATCGCAATTAAAAGCCTTATTTTAAATATAATAAGCTGTTTTTTACTTATAAAACCTTTAGGCGCAGCAGGCTTAGCACTAGCTAGCTCAATTGGTGGTTTTTACCTATTTATTATGAATTTAAAAGAGTTTGGCTTTAGAAATTTTTTAGATATAATAAGCCCTAAAAAAATCTTTATAATACTTGCTTTATGCTTAGTAGAGGTTTTATTGCTTTTAGTTTTTAAGGAAATAATTAATGATTATATTTGA
- the cysS gene encoding cysteine--tRNA ligase, with protein sequence MIIFDSVMKKKVNFEPIDKNIVRIYLCGPTVYDDAHLGHAKSAVSFDLLRRVFINLGYEVKFVRNFTDIDDKILNKMKTSGKSLEDITNFYIKRYLDDMDSLNVLRPDLEPKATENLENIIKYISKLLDNGMAYKIKDDGIYFDTKKDKKYLSLSKKNSDDEAIARVKSNELKKDPKDFVLWKFDELWYESPFGKGRPGWHTECVAMIKAHLDSNNKFYSIDIHAGGMDLLFPHHENEAAQCRCGEYKNLSKYWMHNGFVQIDNQKMSKSLNNSFFIKDALKLVPGEALRFYLLSSHYRANFNYNLEDLKASKKRLDKIYRLLQRVDNFKIGELNLELKDEIIKALSDDLNTSKAFAVIDDFINLSNDFLDKFPKDRSKKGEILANLEFIKNIFGILEDKNYFKFGISNEQKEEIENLINQRYEAKKERNFIKADEIRDKLSKNGISIMDTPNGTTWEKI encoded by the coding sequence ATGATTATATTTGATAGTGTTATGAAAAAAAAGGTAAATTTTGAACCTATTGATAAAAATATTGTAAGAATTTATCTATGTGGTCCAACAGTTTATGATGATGCTCACTTAGGACATGCAAAAAGTGCGGTTAGTTTTGATCTATTAAGAAGAGTTTTTATAAATTTAGGTTACGAGGTTAAATTTGTAAGAAATTTTACTGATATAGATGATAAAATTTTAAATAAAATGAAAACTAGCGGCAAAAGCTTAGAAGATATCACAAATTTTTATATAAAAAGATATTTGGATGATATGGATAGCCTAAATGTTTTAAGGCCAGATTTAGAGCCAAAAGCCACTGAAAATTTAGAAAATATAATTAAATATATTTCAAAATTACTAGATAATGGCATGGCTTATAAAATAAAAGATGATGGCATTTATTTTGATACAAAAAAAGATAAGAAATATCTTAGTTTAAGCAAAAAAAACAGCGATGATGAGGCTATAGCAAGAGTAAAAAGTAATGAATTAAAAAAAGATCCAAAAGATTTTGTTTTATGGAAATTTGATGAGTTATGGTATGAAAGTCCTTTTGGAAAAGGGCGTCCTGGTTGGCATACAGAGTGCGTTGCTATGATAAAAGCTCATCTTGATTCAAACAATAAATTCTACTCAATTGACATTCATGCAGGCGGAATGGATCTACTTTTTCCACATCATGAAAATGAAGCTGCACAGTGTAGATGTGGTGAGTATAAAAATCTTTCAAAATACTGGATGCATAATGGCTTTGTTCAAATAGACAATCAAAAAATGAGCAAAAGTTTAAATAATAGCTTTTTTATAAAAGATGCCTTAAAATTAGTTCCTGGTGAGGCTTTAAGATTCTATCTTCTAAGCTCACATTATAGGGCAAATTTTAACTATAACTTAGAAGATTTAAAAGCCTCTAAAAAAAGACTTGATAAAATTTATAGACTTTTACAAAGAGTTGATAACTTTAAAATAGGAGAGTTAAATTTAGAGCTTAAAGATGAGATAATAAAAGCTTTAAGTGATGATTTAAACACTTCAAAAGCTTTTGCAGTAATTGATGATTTTATAAATTTAAGTAACGATTTTTTAGATAAATTCCCAAAAGATAGATCTAAAAAAGGCGAAATTTTAGCAAATTTAGAGTTTATTAAAAATATTTTTGGAATTTTAGAAGATAAAAATTACTTTAAATTTGGCATAAGCAATGAACAAAAAGAAGAAATTGAAAATTTGATAAATCAAAGATATGAAGCTAAAAAAGAAAGAAATTTTATAAAAGCTGATGAGATAAGAGATAAATTATCAAAAAATGGAATTTCTATAATGGATACGCCAAATGGCACAACTTGGGAGAAGATTTAA
- a CDS encoding ABC transporter ATP-binding protein, with translation MKKSELNKGLKEVFKRFLPYIKNYIPQFCFAIIGMIMAAAGTSLTAWLIEPVLNKIFIEKNENLLYILPYAVIFVYFIKGAGGYMQRYFTVYIGQDIIREFREKMVKNLTNLDMKFFNEIRTGELISRTINDIDRIRNIVSNMIPEFFTNLLTIIGLLGVVIYQSPKLAFFALIILPAAIYPLSLLAKKMKKISRQSQEKTSDISSVLSEIYTNIEIIKANNTEEKELNRFKKENNKFFKLNLKSVKINELVSPLMETLGSVGVAVVIIVGGKSVIDGTMSVGSFFSFLTALFLLYTPIKKISSLYNNMQDAVAASERTFELIDKTPSIVGGTKDFPDDAKSITYQDVYLKYGDKDVLKGISFSAYKGEIIALVGGSGGGKTSIINTLLRFYDINSGNILVNNSDLYEFSLKSLRQNIGLVSQRVYIFNDTIANNVAYSGEFDEKKVIEALKMANAYDFVMSLENGINTVLNEFGSNLSGGQRQRIAIARMLYKDPQIIILDEATSALDNTSENAITEAIENIKQDKIIFVVAHRLTTIKNANNILVLNEGKVVGFGSEEKLSLECDEYKKLKGTFN, from the coding sequence ATGAAAAAAAGCGAATTAAATAAAGGCTTAAAAGAAGTTTTTAAAAGATTTTTGCCCTACATAAAAAACTATATACCACAATTTTGTTTTGCAATAATAGGTATGATTATGGCAGCAGCTGGAACATCGCTAACTGCATGGCTTATAGAACCTGTTTTAAATAAAATTTTTATAGAAAAAAATGAAAATTTACTATACATTTTACCTTATGCAGTTATTTTTGTATATTTTATAAAAGGAGCTGGCGGGTATATGCAAAGATATTTTACCGTTTATATAGGTCAAGATATTATACGAGAATTTAGAGAAAAAATGGTAAAAAATCTAACTAATTTGGATATGAAATTTTTTAACGAAATACGCACAGGCGAACTGATAAGTAGAACTATAAATGACATTGATAGAATTAGAAATATAGTATCAAATATGATACCTGAGTTTTTTACAAATTTACTTACCATTATTGGTCTTTTAGGTGTTGTAATTTATCAAAGTCCAAAACTTGCTTTTTTTGCTTTAATCATACTTCCAGCAGCTATTTACCCACTAAGTTTATTAGCGAAAAAAATGAAAAAAATATCAAGACAGTCCCAAGAAAAAACATCTGATATAAGCTCGGTTTTAAGCGAAATTTACACAAATATAGAGATAATTAAAGCAAATAACACAGAAGAAAAAGAGCTAAATAGATTTAAAAAAGAAAATAATAAGTTTTTTAAACTAAACTTAAAATCAGTTAAAATAAACGAACTCGTAAGCCCATTAATGGAGACTTTGGGTTCAGTTGGAGTTGCAGTTGTTATAATCGTTGGTGGAAAAAGCGTTATTGATGGCACAATGAGTGTGGGAAGCTTCTTTTCATTTTTAACAGCACTGTTTTTACTCTATACTCCAATTAAAAAAATATCAAGTCTTTATAATAACATGCAAGATGCAGTAGCTGCAAGCGAAAGAACATTTGAACTAATTGATAAAACACCTTCAATTGTTGGAGGAACGAAAGATTTTCCAGATGATGCAAAAAGCATAACATATCAAGATGTTTATTTAAAATATGGCGATAAAGATGTTTTAAAAGGCATTAGTTTTAGCGCTTATAAAGGCGAAATTATAGCCTTAGTTGGTGGAAGTGGAGGCGGAAAAACATCTATTATAAACACGCTTTTAAGATTTTATGACATTAATAGCGGAAATATTTTGGTAAATAATAGCGATTTATATGAGTTTAGCCTAAAAAGTTTAAGACAAAATATCGGTCTTGTTAGCCAAAGAGTTTATATTTTTAACGATACTATCGCAAATAATGTCGCATATAGCGGTGAATTTGATGAAAAAAAAGTAATTGAAGCTTTGAAAATGGCAAATGCGTATGACTTTGTAATGAGCTTAGAAAATGGTATAAATACCGTTTTAAATGAGTTTGGATCAAATTTAAGCGGTGGCCAAAGACAGCGTATTGCAATTGCTAGAATGCTTTATAAAGACCCACAAATCATAATCTTAGATGAGGCAACATCAGCACTTGATAACACAAGTGAAAATGCAATTACAGAAGCTATAGAAAATATCAAACAAGATAAAATTATATTTGTAGTTGCCCATAGACTTACAACCATAAAAAATGCAAATAATATCCTAGTTTTAAATGAAGGAAAAGTTGTAGGTTTTGGAAGTGAGGAAAAATTAAGCCTTGAATGCGATGAATATAAAAAGCTTAAAGGCACTTTTAATTAA
- a CDS encoding quinone-dependent dihydroorotate dehydrogenase, whose protein sequence is MKYETLKKIFFQLDPENAHSLAMKGLRFANNNPWILNVVGRNYLQNDEILKQNLWGINFDNPIGLAGGFDKDGVALKALQSLGFGHIEFGTVTPKPQPGNEKPRLFRLVKNESIQNAMGFNNAGMEVVKKNVSKFYPLNSVIVANIGKNKITPNDEALNDYEILVKEFDEVCDMFVVNLSSPNTPNLRDLQESEYIKKFFETLKPLTKKPILLKISPDFTYDQAIEICTAAVENKADGIIINNTSIDYSLSPNIKEHKGGISGKLITHKSRELLKAISKELFGKTTLISCGGIDNAEEAYERIKYGASLIQIYTSFIFKGPTIARDINEGLIKLLKKDGFSNIKEAIGIEIKK, encoded by the coding sequence TTGAAATATGAAACACTAAAAAAAATATTTTTTCAACTTGACCCTGAAAATGCACATTCCTTAGCTATGAAAGGGCTTAGATTTGCCAACAATAATCCATGGATTTTAAATGTAGTTGGTAGAAATTATTTACAAAATGATGAAATTTTAAAACAAAATTTATGGGGAATTAACTTTGATAACCCAATCGGTTTAGCTGGAGGGTTTGATAAAGATGGCGTTGCGCTAAAAGCTTTGCAAAGTCTTGGTTTTGGACATATTGAGTTTGGAACAGTTACACCAAAACCACAACCTGGAAATGAAAAACCACGTCTTTTTAGACTTGTAAAAAATGAAAGTATTCAAAATGCTATGGGCTTTAACAATGCAGGAATGGAAGTTGTTAAAAAAAATGTTTCAAAATTTTACCCACTAAATTCTGTGATAGTTGCAAATATAGGCAAAAATAAAATAACACCAAATGATGAAGCCTTAAATGATTATGAAATACTTGTAAAAGAATTTGATGAAGTTTGTGATATGTTTGTTGTAAATTTAAGCTCACCAAATACTCCAAATTTAAGAGATTTACAAGAAAGTGAATATATAAAGAAATTTTTTGAAACTTTAAAGCCATTAACTAAAAAACCAATTTTACTTAAAATTTCACCCGATTTTACATATGATCAAGCTATTGAAATCTGCACCGCAGCAGTAGAAAACAAAGCTGATGGAATAATAATAAACAATACAAGCATTGACTACTCTCTTTCGCCAAATATAAAAGAACATAAAGGCGGAATTAGCGGAAAACTTATAACGCACAAATCAAGAGAACTTTTAAAAGCTATTTCTAAAGAATTATTTGGAAAAACAACTCTAATAAGCTGTGGAGGTATAGATAATGCCGAGGAAGCTTATGAAAGAATTAAATATGGTGCAAGCTTGATTCAAATTTACACTTCTTTTATTTTTAAAGGTCCAACTATTGCAAGAGATATAAACGAAGGACTTATAAAACTTCTTAAAAAAGATGGTTTTTCAAACATAAAAGAAGCTATCGGTATAGAAATAAAAAAATAA
- a CDS encoding M16 family metallopeptidase, translating to MNLGSDVISVNVVYKVGSRNETMGKSGIAHMLEHLNFKSTKNRKAGEFDATVKSFGGINNASTGFDYTHYFIKCSNKNLEKSLELYADIMENLNLNDEEFQPERNVVLEERLWRTDNNPFGYLFFRLFNNAFIYHPYHWTPIGFKNDIKNWSIDDIKRFHSIYYQPKNATLLIVGDIDEKTVFNLSKKYFENIKNRCEMPNLHTYEPVQDGEKSFVIYKQSEVEILGLAYKIPPFKHKDRIKFEAISQYLSGGKSSLLNKVLIDEKNLANQIDTYNLSSIDENLFIIFAVCNPGISADKLKNEILKLIEEQKENLIKDDEIEKLKNSVKSDFVYSFDNTSKVSSIYANYIMCGDIDMLFSYQDDINSLKKDDIKEAFKKYFNKSNLTIGVLKNG from the coding sequence ATGAATTTAGGAAGTGATGTTATTAGTGTAAATGTTGTTTATAAAGTTGGTTCAAGAAATGAAACTATGGGTAAAAGTGGCATAGCCCACATGCTTGAACATCTAAATTTTAAATCAACCAAAAATAGAAAAGCTGGAGAATTTGATGCAACGGTTAAAAGTTTTGGTGGTATTAATAACGCTTCAACTGGCTTTGACTATACGCACTATTTTATAAAATGCTCAAATAAAAACTTAGAAAAATCACTTGAATTATATGCTGATATAATGGAAAATTTAAACTTAAATGATGAAGAATTTCAGCCTGAAAGAAATGTGGTTTTAGAAGAAAGACTTTGGAGAACAGATAATAATCCTTTTGGATATCTATTTTTTAGACTTTTTAATAACGCATTTATTTATCATCCTTATCACTGGACTCCAATTGGATTTAAAAATGATATTAAAAATTGGAGTATTGATGATATAAAGAGATTTCACTCCATATATTATCAGCCTAAAAATGCAACTTTACTAATAGTTGGTGATATAGATGAAAAAACTGTTTTTAACCTATCAAAAAAATACTTTGAAAACATAAAAAATAGATGTGAGATGCCAAATTTACACACTTACGAGCCAGTTCAAGATGGAGAAAAGTCATTTGTTATTTATAAACAAAGCGAAGTTGAAATTTTAGGACTAGCGTATAAAATTCCACCATTTAAACACAAAGATAGAATCAAATTTGAAGCGATAAGTCAATACCTAAGCGGTGGTAAAAGCTCACTTTTAAATAAAGTTTTGATTGATGAAAAAAACTTAGCAAATCAAATAGATACCTATAATCTTTCAAGTATTGATGAAAATTTATTTATAATTTTTGCAGTTTGTAATCCAGGAATTAGTGCAGATAAGTTAAAAAATGAAATTTTAAAACTCATAGAGGAACAAAAAGAAAATTTAATTAAAGATGATGAGATAGAAAAATTAAAAAATAGTGTAAAATCTGATTTTGTTTACTCATTTGACAACACTAGTAAGGTTTCTTCAATATATGCAAACTATATAATGTGTGGCGATATAGATATGCTTTTTAGCTATCAAGATGATATAAACTCGCTTAAAAAAGATGATATAAAAGAAGCTTTTAAAAAGTATTTTAATAAATCAAATTTGACAATTGGTGTTTTAAAAAACGGATAA
- the dapA gene encoding 4-hydroxy-tetrahydrodipicolinate synthase: MEKAVLSGAMTALITPLKNGALDENGYAKLIKRQIENGINAVVPVGTTGESATLTHDEHRRCIEIAVDVCKNTGVKVVAGAGSNATHEAVGLAKFAKEHGADAILSVTPYYNKPTQEGLYLHYKELAASVDLPVLLYNVPGRCGVEISTDTIIRLFNDCQNIIGVKEASGNIDKCVDLLAHEPRLCVISGEDAINYPILSNGGKGVISVTSNLLPDYTAKLTKFALDNEFLKAKAINDDLYNINKVMFCESNPIPIKAAMFIAGLIDSLEYRLPLCKPSKENLLKIEKIMKQYDIKGF, encoded by the coding sequence ATGGAAAAAGCTGTATTAAGCGGTGCTATGACAGCACTTATTACACCACTTAAAAATGGTGCTTTAGATGAAAATGGCTATGCAAAACTTATAAAAAGACAAATTGAAAATGGCATAAATGCAGTAGTTCCGGTTGGTACAACTGGAGAAAGTGCAACTCTAACTCATGATGAGCATAGAAGATGTATTGAAATAGCAGTTGATGTGTGCAAAAATACCGGTGTTAAAGTTGTAGCTGGTGCTGGAAGTAACGCAACTCATGAAGCAGTTGGACTTGCAAAATTTGCTAAAGAACATGGCGCGGATGCAATTTTATCAGTAACACCTTATTATAACAAACCAACCCAGGAAGGACTTTATTTGCATTACAAAGAACTAGCAGCTTCAGTTGATTTGCCTGTTCTTTTATATAATGTCCCAGGTCGTTGTGGAGTTGAAATTTCAACAGATACTATTATTAGACTTTTTAATGATTGTCAAAATATAATTGGTGTAAAAGAAGCGAGTGGCAATATAGATAAATGTGTTGATTTATTAGCTCATGAACCAAGGCTTTGTGTAATAAGCGGTGAAGATGCGATAAATTATCCAATTTTAAGCAATGGCGGAAAAGGAGTTATATCAGTTACTTCTAACTTACTTCCTGATTACACTGCAAAATTAACTAAATTTGCACTAGATAATGAGTTTTTAAAAGCAAAAGCGATAAATGATGATTTGTATAATATAAATAAAGTTATGTTTTGCGAAAGCAACCCAATCCCTATAAAAGCAGCAATGTTTATAGCAGGATTAATCGATAGCTTAGAATACAGACTTCCTCTTTGCAAACCAAGTAAAGAGAATTTATTAAAAATAGAAAAAATAATGAAACAATATGATATAAAAGGATTTTAA
- a CDS encoding enoyl-ACP reductase, producing MDNFFKNKTLVISGGTRGIGRAIVEEFAQNGVNIAFTYNSNEELAKEIEKELADKYGIKAKSYPLNILEPETYKELFLEIDKDFDRVDFFISNAIISGRAVVGGYTKFMRLKPRGINNIFTATVNAFVVGAQEAAKRMQKNGGGSIISISSTGNRVYIDNYSGHGTCKAAVEAMVRYAATELGEFNIRVNAVSGGPIETDALRAFVNYEEVRDKTAELSPLGRMGQPTDLAGACLFICSDKASWVTGHTFIVDGGTTFK from the coding sequence ATGGATAATTTTTTTAAAAATAAAACGCTGGTTATAAGTGGTGGAACAAGAGGTATTGGAAGAGCAATAGTTGAAGAGTTTGCACAAAATGGTGTAAATATAGCTTTTACATACAACTCAAACGAAGAACTTGCAAAAGAAATAGAAAAAGAATTAGCCGATAAATACGGTATAAAAGCTAAATCTTATCCTCTTAACATACTTGAACCTGAAACATATAAAGAACTATTTTTAGAAATAGACAAAGACTTTGATAGAGTTGATTTTTTCATATCAAATGCGATTATATCAGGTAGAGCCGTAGTTGGTGGATATACTAAATTTATGAGATTAAAACCTCGTGGAATTAATAATATATTTACAGCAACAGTAAATGCCTTTGTAGTTGGCGCTCAAGAAGCAGCAAAAAGAATGCAAAAAAATGGCGGAGGCTCGATTATCTCAATAAGCTCAACTGGAAATAGAGTATATATAGATAATTATTCAGGTCATGGAACATGTAAAGCAGCAGTTGAAGCTATGGTAAGATATGCAGCAACTGAACTTGGTGAGTTTAATATAAGAGTAAATGCGGTAAGTGGTGGACCAATAGAAACTGATGCCTTAAGAGCTTTTGTAAATTATGAAGAAGTTAGAGATAAAACAGCTGAGCTTAGTCCTCTTGGTAGAATGGGTCAGCCTACTGATTTAGCAGGAGCATGTTTATTTATCTGTTCAGATAAGGCTAGCTGGGTTACAGGACATACTTTTATAGTTGATGGTGGAACAACATTTAAATAA
- the pgsA gene encoding CDP-diacylglycerol--glycerol-3-phosphate 3-phosphatidyltransferase: MMINLPNALAIIRIFLSFLFFFLLVNLGEICPNLHTSWINYFAVVVFLLASITDFFDGYIARSWNQITKFGEIIDPLADKMLTLAGFIGLMYLGRANPWAIYLILIREFFITGFRVIMASDGVKVSAGMAGKVKTVFQMIAIIFLTMQWFGGAILLWISVFLTLYSGFLYIFGYVKEIKQREKK, from the coding sequence ATAATGATAAATTTACCAAATGCTTTAGCTATTATTAGGATATTCTTATCATTTTTATTTTTCTTTTTGCTTGTAAATTTAGGTGAAATTTGCCCAAATTTACATACTAGTTGGATAAATTATTTTGCAGTTGTTGTTTTTTTACTAGCATCAATTACTGATTTTTTTGATGGCTATATAGCAAGAAGCTGGAATCAAATAACCAAATTTGGTGAAATAATAGATCCACTAGCTGATAAAATGCTAACTCTTGCTGGATTTATAGGACTAATGTATTTAGGACGAGCAAATCCATGGGCAATTTATCTAATACTTATAAGAGAGTTTTTTATAACTGGATTTAGAGTTATAATGGCAAGTGATGGGGTAAAAGTAAGTGCTGGAATGGCTGGGAAAGTTAAAACTGTTTTTCAAATGATAGCAATTATATTTTTAACAATGCAATGGTTTGGTGGTGCAATTTTACTTTGGATAAGTGTATTTTTAACGCTTTATTCAGGGTTTTTATATATTTTTGGATATGTAAAAGAAATAAAGCAAAGGGAAAAAAAATAA